From the genome of Neomonachus schauinslandi chromosome 5, ASM220157v2, whole genome shotgun sequence, one region includes:
- the BUD23 gene encoding probable 18S rRNA (guanine-N(7))-methyltransferase isoform X3 → MAFRGKRPEHGGPPELFYDKNEARKYVRNSRMIDVQTKMAGRALELLYLPEGQPCYLLDIGCGSGLSGDYLSDEGHYWVGIDISPAMLDAALDRDTEGDLLLGDMGQGIPFKPGSFDGCVSISAIQWLCNANKKSDIPAKRLYCFFSSLYSVLVRGARAVLQLYPENSEQLELITTQATKAGFTGGVVVDFPNSAKAKKFYLCLFSGPSTFLPKPLNESNDDDEEVQESEFTRESEWHALPPQRGSTRGSAPSTHGTVPLVLTLVSTDDTR, encoded by the exons ATGGCTTTCCGCGGCAAGAGACCGGAGCACGGCGGGCCCCCCGAGCTG TTTTACGACAAGAATGAAGCCCGGAAATACGTGCGCAA CTCACGGATGATAGATGTCCAGACCAAGATGGCTGGGCGAGCTTTGGAGCTTCTCTATCTGCCTGAGGGTCAGCCCTGTTACCTTTTGGATATTGG CTGTGGTTCTGGGCTGAGTGGAGATTATCTTTCGGATGAAGGGCACTATTGGGTGGGCATCGACATCAGCCCTGCCATGCTGG ATGCGGCCTTGGACCGGGACACTGAGGGAGACCTGCTTCTGGGGGACATGGGCCAGGGCATCCCCTTCAAACCAGGCTCCTTTGATGGTTGTGTCAG CATTTCTGCTATACAGTGGCTCTGTAACGCAAACAAGAAGTCTGACATCCCTGCCAAGCGTCTGTactgcttcttttcttctctttactctGTGCTG gTCCGTGGAGCCCGTGCTGTCCTGCAACTGTACCCTGAGAACTCAGAGCAG TTGGAGCTGATCACAACCCAGGCCACCAAGGCTGGCTTCACGGGTGGCGTGGTGGTGGACTTCCCCAACAGCGCCAAGGCCAAGAA GTTCTACCTCTGCTTGTTTTCTGGGCCTTCAACCTTTCTGCCAAAG CCCCTGAATGAGAGTAACGACGACGACGAGGAGGTCCAGGAGTCCGAGTTCACGAGGGAGAG CGAGTGGCACGCCCTCCCACCTCAGAGAGGATCCACACGTGGTTCAGCCCCCTCCACCCATGGTACAGTCCCTCTTGTGCTCACACTGGTGTCTACAGACGACACACGCTAG
- the DNAJC30 gene encoding dnaJ homolog subfamily C member 30, mitochondrial — translation MAAKRDLRWSRRLLWRLWLVPNAPQNPGSGLGLEARTYSQGDGPYSRTALYELLGVPCTATQAQIKAAYYRQSFLYHPDRNSGSAEAAERFTRISQAYLVLGSATLRRKYDRGLLSDEDLRGPGVRSSKEPAGNAGSPRAPPPASQAHSRGQAAAGANRTMFDFDAFYRAHYGEQLERERRQRARREALRKQQEDRAKKGFRWDETRDTTFVFLLLTVFVIVGFRS, via the coding sequence ATGGCAGCCAAGCGCGATCTGAGGTGGTCGCGGCGGTTGCTGTGGAGGTTGTGGCTGGTCCCGAACGCTCCACAGAACCCGGGATCCGGCCTGGGCCTAGAAGCGAGGACTTATTCCCAGGGCGACGGCCCATACTCGCGCACCGCGCTCTATGAGCTGCTCGGCGTCCCCTGCACGGCCACGCAGGCGCAAATCAAGGCGGCCTACTACCGGCAGAGCTTCCTCTACCACCCAGACCGCAACTCGGGGAGCGCGGAGGCTGCCGAACGCTTCACGCGCATCTCCCAGGCCTACTTGGTGCTGGGCAGTGCCACCTTGCGTCGCAAGTATGACCGCGGCCTGCTCAGCGACGAGGACCTGCGCGGGCCTGGTGTCCGGTCCTCCAAGGAGCCCGCCGGCAATGCGGGCTCGCCCCGCGCCCCGCCACCTGCCTCTCAGGCGCACAGTCGTGGTCAGGCCGCGGCTGGCGCCAACCGCACCATGTTCGACTTCGACGCCTTCTACCGAGCGCACTACGGAGAACAGCTGGAGCGCGAACGGCGCCAGAGGGCCCGGCGAGAGGCCCTGCGCAAGCAGCAGGAGGACCGGGCCAAGAAGGGCTTCCGCTGGGACGAGACCCGAGACACGActtttgtgttccttctcttaaCAGTCTTCGTCATCGTGGGCTTTCGTTCTTAA